The Listeria monocytogenes genome window below encodes:
- a CDS encoding DUF4064 domain-containing protein, with amino-acid sequence MKVEGLLGFLGAALGIGFSLMVLVIPDISQALEEESFFFYMLTIGSLVLSGVGLAGSFVVSHKPRLGGAMMVAAAIGCTMSISIMFLLPIVLLAVGGLIALINYEEAASVEE; translated from the coding sequence ATGAAAGTTGAAGGATTACTTGGCTTTTTAGGGGCGGCACTGGGTATTGGATTTAGTTTGATGGTTCTAGTTATTCCTGATATTTCACAAGCATTAGAAGAGGAATCATTTTTCTTCTATATGTTAACGATTGGTTCACTTGTGCTTTCTGGAGTGGGACTTGCAGGATCGTTTGTTGTTTCGCATAAGCCTCGTCTTGGTGGAGCAATGATGGTTGCGGCTGCAATCGGCTGTACAATGTCAATTTCGATTATGTTCTTATTGCCAATCGTATTACTTGCTGTTGGCGGATTAATTGCACTAATTAACTATGAAGAAGCTGCTTCCGTAGAAGAATAA
- a CDS encoding Cof-type HAD-IIB family hydrolase: protein MEKYLICSDLDGTLLLKNQTISPKTLNLLQQLIEEGHHFAVSTGRMYNSATDFANLVHPKADVIASNGGVVAVSGEIIQQEKMKQSALLETFLLCQNHDLPVFFFSTDTVYYTKNPPYYFTDEEDKGRVNATKLVAIKTKETFLEHADQFINGIVIEEEDFDKLAVLRSELEKLSDVSILSSHANNIEILPKDMDKKYAVKNLATHLNIKPENVITFGDGENDIGMLEVAGAGVAMENASELVKKSADFVTTANDADGIYYFLKKYLNR from the coding sequence TTGGAAAAATACTTAATTTGTTCTGATTTAGACGGAACATTACTACTTAAAAACCAAACTATCTCACCAAAAACACTAAATTTATTGCAACAATTAATAGAAGAAGGTCATCATTTTGCCGTTTCTACTGGGCGAATGTATAATTCCGCAACAGATTTCGCCAACCTCGTTCACCCAAAAGCAGATGTCATTGCTTCCAACGGCGGCGTGGTTGCAGTATCCGGCGAGATTATTCAACAAGAAAAAATGAAACAATCTGCGTTGCTAGAGACATTTTTATTGTGCCAAAATCATGATTTACCAGTGTTTTTCTTTTCAACAGACACCGTTTACTACACTAAAAATCCACCATATTATTTTACGGATGAAGAAGATAAAGGCCGCGTAAATGCTACAAAACTCGTTGCGATTAAAACAAAAGAAACTTTCCTTGAGCATGCGGATCAGTTCATTAATGGTATCGTAATCGAGGAAGAAGATTTCGACAAACTCGCAGTCCTTCGAAGCGAGCTAGAAAAACTATCCGATGTTTCTATCCTTTCTTCCCACGCCAATAATATCGAAATCTTACCAAAAGATATGGATAAAAAATACGCTGTGAAAAATCTCGCTACACATTTAAATATCAAGCCTGAAAATGTAATTACTTTTGGTGATGGTGAAAATGATATTGGGATGCTTGAAGTAGCTGGCGCAGGGGTTGCAATGGAAAATGCGAGTGAATTAGTGAAAAAAAGTGCTGATTTTGTTACTACTGCAAATGACGCCGATGGAATCTACTACTTTTTGAAAAAATATCTTAACCGTTAA
- a CDS encoding LacI family DNA-binding transcriptional regulator yields MKKITIQEIAKLSGVSVSTVSRVLNNSPSVSAAKRKKIQAVIDEHNYTPSVFARGMVNKQTKNIGVILPDISNPYFISLITQIQKFALDYMFSTILFNTMLAEPNNKNNQHPLTEEDYLKIILEKQVDGLLILGGEIDKEIVSKEYITALNQLNKAIPVVVIGSKIPELNCLFIERNLKKGVTTLVSHLTALGHKNIGFIGGEAGVKITTYRLESFKEAMASYQHPINDDWVVLSDYYTADGYAAMTQLLENSATLPSALVAINDNVAIGAIRAINDAKLSCPEDIAIVSCDQFMNGDYQTPRLTSMDQHNEYLGKMAILQLISAINGQVEPMIINHNPELIIRESCGSKL; encoded by the coding sequence ATGAAAAAAATAACTATACAAGAAATAGCTAAACTTAGTGGTGTTTCCGTTTCCACTGTTTCTAGGGTTCTTAATAATAGCCCCTCGGTTTCAGCTGCGAAACGCAAAAAAATCCAAGCAGTCATCGACGAACATAATTACACACCTAGCGTTTTTGCTCGTGGAATGGTTAATAAGCAAACGAAGAATATTGGTGTCATTTTACCTGATATTTCCAATCCTTATTTTATTTCACTTATAACGCAAATTCAAAAATTCGCGCTAGATTATATGTTTTCAACGATTTTGTTTAATACCATGCTTGCCGAGCCAAATAATAAGAACAATCAACACCCTCTAACCGAAGAAGATTACTTGAAAATCATTTTAGAAAAGCAAGTGGATGGTTTACTTATTTTAGGTGGCGAAATTGATAAAGAAATCGTTTCAAAAGAGTACATTACTGCTCTAAATCAACTAAATAAAGCAATTCCAGTAGTTGTGATTGGGTCGAAAATCCCTGAACTGAACTGTTTATTTATTGAACGTAATTTAAAAAAAGGCGTAACAACCTTAGTTAGCCATCTAACCGCACTTGGTCATAAAAATATTGGTTTTATTGGCGGGGAAGCTGGCGTCAAAATCACCACTTACCGTCTAGAATCTTTTAAAGAAGCAATGGCGAGCTATCAACATCCGATAAACGACGACTGGGTGGTTCTGTCTGATTATTATACGGCTGATGGCTACGCGGCCATGACTCAACTTTTAGAAAATAGCGCTACTTTGCCGAGTGCACTGGTGGCTATCAACGACAATGTGGCTATCGGGGCAATTCGAGCGATTAACGATGCCAAACTTTCTTGCCCAGAAGACATTGCTATTGTTAGCTGCGATCAATTTATGAATGGCGATTACCAAACTCCGCGCTTAACTTCCATGGATCAACACAATGAATATCTTGGTAAAATGGCGATTTTACAACTGATTAGCGCCATTAATGGTCAAGTTGAGCCAATGATAATCAACCATAATCCAGAATTAATTATCCGCGAATCATGCGGCTCTAAGCTATAA